One region of Blastocatellia bacterium genomic DNA includes:
- a CDS encoding trypsin-like peptidase domain-containing protein, producing the protein MFVYLSGSEKGKTRIFTQDRVTVGTSDASDLKLVPEEGGALPSGVLADIYNDNNIFHLVPQPELNGTEITVNGEPLTDDAGAAGHVLHDGDTLHFGHGMSSASVLFQVMPENFSATTLSRRRPVEVEPVAAQPVHPLTATLFVKELTASLWAEIPRRAKWLAVSLVTFLIIVALGTLGFVLVTMVRLNHRTEQLRDQVGSEKEARNRAQDVINKQQEEINRLRQANEDIQQSTQRIAEQFSPGVCLIVGSFSFVERGTGRPLRYESAESFSDQPIDKTGHLLLSVDGAGGIYHVDYTGTGFVVEDGLVATNKHVVQPWANDPVMQILQAQGQGYTARLDSLAAFFPAIKEPFDLKVASTSVRYDVALCKFEQGNAALRVLPMTDEDSHTIVGEPVVLLGFPTGVDGLLQRIDENEKTEILRLHRRSVTDVAQGLAERGFIRPLTTTGTISDALPGKIVHSAQTTEGGSGSPIFDRQGRVIAINSAILTTIDGGQSFGGSNFGVPVKIALEMLQTYDRTNPKAAAEH; encoded by the coding sequence ATGTTCGTGTACCTTTCGGGCAGTGAGAAAGGCAAAACCAGAATCTTTACTCAGGATCGCGTCACCGTCGGCACCTCGGATGCTTCGGACTTGAAGCTGGTGCCGGAAGAAGGCGGAGCCCTGCCTTCGGGCGTGCTCGCCGACATCTATAACGACAACAACATCTTTCATCTGGTTCCGCAGCCCGAGCTGAACGGCACAGAGATCACTGTGAACGGCGAGCCGCTCACGGATGATGCCGGAGCCGCGGGTCATGTCCTGCACGACGGCGACACCCTACACTTCGGGCATGGAATGTCGAGCGCCAGCGTCCTTTTTCAGGTGATGCCGGAGAACTTTTCGGCGACCACGCTCTCCCGCCGGCGGCCTGTCGAAGTCGAGCCGGTCGCCGCTCAGCCCGTTCATCCGCTAACCGCCACGCTTTTCGTCAAAGAGCTGACCGCCAGCCTGTGGGCCGAGATTCCGCGCCGCGCCAAATGGCTGGCCGTCAGCCTGGTCACTTTTTTGATCATCGTCGCGCTCGGCACACTGGGGTTTGTGCTGGTGACGATGGTTCGGCTCAACCACCGCACCGAACAACTGCGCGATCAGGTCGGCAGCGAAAAAGAGGCGCGCAACCGCGCCCAGGACGTCATCAATAAACAGCAGGAAGAGATCAACCGGCTGCGCCAGGCCAACGAAGACATTCAGCAGTCAACGCAGCGCATCGCCGAGCAGTTCAGCCCCGGCGTCTGCTTGATCGTCGGCAGCTTCAGCTTCGTCGAGCGCGGCACAGGGCGACCGCTCCGCTATGAGAGCGCCGAGAGCTTCTCGGACCAGCCGATAGATAAGACCGGCCACCTGCTGCTCTCCGTAGACGGCGCCGGCGGCATTTATCATGTCGATTACACAGGCACCGGCTTCGTCGTCGAAGACGGGCTGGTGGCTACTAATAAACACGTCGTCCAGCCCTGGGCCAACGACCCGGTCATGCAAATTCTCCAGGCTCAGGGCCAGGGGTATACGGCGCGCCTCGACTCGCTGGCCGCTTTCTTCCCGGCCATCAAAGAGCCGTTCGATTTGAAAGTCGCCAGCACCTCCGTGCGCTACGACGTCGCGCTCTGCAAGTTTGAGCAAGGCAACGCCGCTCTGCGCGTGCTGCCGATGACCGACGAGGACAGCCACACGATTGTCGGCGAGCCGGTCGTGCTGCTCGGCTTCCCGACGGGCGTTGACGGGTTGCTGCAACGGATTGACGAAAACGAGAAGACAGAGATTTTAAGACTGCATAGACGTTCGGTGACCGACGTTGCGCAGGGGCTAGCCGAGCGCGGCTTCATCCGCCCGCTGACGACGACCGGAACGATCAGCGACGCGCTGCCGGGCAAGATCGTTCACAGCGCACAGACCACCGAAGGCGGCTCTGGCAGCCCGATCTTTGACCGCCAGGGCCGCGTCATCGCCATCAACTCGGCGATCCTGACGACGATTGACGGCGGCCAGAGCTTCGGCGGCTCGAACTTCGGCGTCCCTGTAAAGATCGCCCTTGAGATGCTGCAAACCTACGACCGCACCAATCCCAAAGCGGCCGCCGAGCATTAA
- a CDS encoding tetratricopeptide repeat protein translates to MSSNRSQSAGFILPADVNVRVESDPRTLIVMAAINVAGFDAETGGLPLSPLRAELRKDLVNIDPQLRARLSAFYKAHRRPGVDEMTDATRYAALSLLMTAPPAFNVHTPQGVILPEELQSLLSVGERETEPTIQKLVREFYLTSGIKNFLAKYMQVADAYATAYRQPVGELIYQTLEYFHASPETIINMRPLVITPTDTDTRRKKQTPTVVARNRSRQVFVVTDPLLAMNTSVVRGDILNQKDDLLARRVGDDYIVIVGPSRLYNIDGVRQAMIRFVTDPLVERHLKFALDYKEQIGKLVAAVPTAARQYSSSVYLVLRESLAQAAEARLKRLRAMAGGPPYTEDDATFDLAQAYLRGAVLTFHFYSALRDLESVGLSLETFIDQMIATVKFEREATRAKEFESVVARVAAARNARKSEPAAEPAGVPVAKKMLASDDLIRQKKFAEARGILESVLASDPNNARALYGLAQVVSSTPSAVELDPKADENDKIQAQHDRFEQAIKLYHRAIDAASPESEKWLIQWSHVLLGRIYDFQEFRNDALAEYDKAIEMGDIANGALKEAREGKQRPYGQKN, encoded by the coding sequence GTGTCATCGAACCGGTCTCAGTCGGCGGGTTTCATTCTGCCTGCCGATGTCAACGTCCGTGTCGAATCCGACCCGCGCACGCTCATTGTGATGGCGGCCATCAACGTCGCCGGATTCGATGCCGAGACCGGCGGGCTGCCGCTATCGCCTTTGCGCGCCGAGCTTCGCAAAGACCTTGTGAATATCGATCCGCAGTTGCGGGCGCGGCTCTCGGCTTTTTACAAAGCCCACCGCCGCCCAGGGGTTGACGAGATGACCGATGCGACGCGCTACGCCGCCTTGAGTCTGCTGATGACGGCGCCGCCGGCATTCAACGTCCACACGCCGCAAGGCGTCATTCTGCCTGAAGAGCTGCAATCGCTCTTGAGCGTCGGAGAGCGAGAAACCGAGCCGACGATTCAGAAGCTGGTGCGCGAGTTTTACCTGACGAGCGGTATTAAAAATTTTCTCGCGAAGTATATGCAGGTCGCCGATGCCTATGCGACTGCTTACCGCCAACCTGTTGGCGAGCTGATCTATCAAACGCTCGAATACTTTCATGCCAGCCCCGAAACGATCATCAATATGCGCCCGCTCGTCATTACGCCGACCGACACCGACACGCGGCGCAAGAAGCAGACCCCGACGGTCGTGGCGCGTAATCGTTCGCGTCAGGTCTTCGTCGTCACCGACCCGCTGCTGGCGATGAATACCTCTGTGGTGCGCGGCGACATCCTGAACCAGAAAGACGACCTGCTGGCGCGGCGCGTCGGCGACGATTATATCGTCATCGTCGGCCCGTCCCGGCTTTACAACATCGACGGCGTGCGCCAGGCGATGATCCGTTTTGTCACCGACCCGCTGGTTGAGCGCCACTTGAAGTTCGCGCTTGATTATAAAGAGCAGATCGGCAAGCTGGTGGCGGCGGTGCCGACAGCGGCGCGGCAGTATAGTTCGAGCGTCTACCTGGTGCTGCGAGAATCGCTGGCCCAGGCGGCAGAGGCGCGGCTGAAGCGGCTGCGGGCGATGGCCGGTGGCCCGCCGTATACGGAGGATGACGCGACGTTTGATCTGGCCCAGGCCTACCTGCGCGGCGCCGTGCTGACGTTCCACTTTTACAGCGCGCTGCGCGACCTCGAATCCGTAGGGCTGAGTCTTGAAACCTTTATCGATCAGATGATCGCCACCGTGAAGTTCGAGCGCGAGGCGACACGCGCCAAAGAATTCGAGTCCGTGGTTGCGCGCGTGGCAGCGGCTCGCAATGCCCGCAAGAGTGAGCCGGCAGCCGAGCCAGCGGGCGTGCCGGTGGCGAAAAAGATGCTCGCCTCGGATGACCTGATTCGTCAGAAGAAGTTCGCCGAAGCGCGCGGCATTCTTGAATCGGTGTTGGCCTCGGACCCGAATAACGCCCGCGCCCTTTACGGGCTGGCGCAGGTCGTTAGCTCGACGCCTTCGGCGGTCGAGCTTGATCCCAAGGCCGACGAAAACGATAAAATCCAGGCACAGCATGACCGCTTCGAGCAGGCGATCAAGCTTTACCATCGGGCCATTGACGCGGCCTCGCCCGAATCCGAAAAGTGGCTCATTCAATGGAGCCATGTCCTGCTTGGCCGCATCTACGACTTTCAGGAATTCCGCAATGACGCGCTCGCCGAATACGACAAGGCGATAGAGATGGGCGACATCGCCAACGGCGCCCTCAAGGAAGCCAGGGAAGGGAAACAGCGCCCCTACGGACAAAAAAATTAA
- the pruA gene encoding L-glutamate gamma-semialdehyde dehydrogenase, translated as MLPPFQNEPLTDFSNERNAAVMREAIANVEAAFGRDYPLIIGGKRYTTGDMLASPNPSNYDEVVGLVHKATVELADKAIEAATAAFKEWKQVAPEVRARYLLKAAAMLRRRKAEFAALMVLEVGKSWVEADADVAEAIDFAEFYAREMIRYGGTHGLTPLAGEQNELYYVPLGVGIVIPPWNFPLAIMAGMTLAAVVTGNTVVLKPSSDSPVIAARFVELLEEASLPPGVVNFLPGSGGRIGDFLVGNPRSRFIAFTGSKEVGLHINELASKTAEGQLWIKRVVAEMGGKDTIVVDETADLDEVAEGVTASAFGFSGQKCSACSRVVVVDEVYDKLLERVAVRAGRLRVGPTREQENWMGPVASRSAYQSISDYIEIGKGEGRLLAGGEPLSAEQRGWFIRPTVIGDVEPMARISQEEIFGPVLAAFRARDFDAALDIANNTQFGLTGAVYSRERKRLEQARRDFHVGNLYLNRKCTGALVDVHPFGGFNMSGTDSKAGGRDYLLLFMQAKSVAEKL; from the coding sequence ATGCTTCCCCCTTTTCAAAACGAGCCGCTCACCGATTTTTCAAACGAGCGCAACGCCGCCGTGATGCGCGAGGCGATTGCCAATGTCGAAGCGGCCTTTGGCCGTGATTACCCGCTGATCATCGGCGGCAAACGCTACACGACCGGCGATATGCTGGCTTCGCCGAACCCTTCAAACTATGACGAAGTCGTCGGCCTCGTTCATAAGGCGACGGTCGAATTGGCCGACAAGGCGATTGAGGCCGCCACCGCCGCGTTCAAAGAATGGAAGCAGGTCGCGCCCGAAGTGCGCGCCCGCTATCTGCTGAAGGCCGCGGCGATGCTGCGCCGGCGCAAAGCCGAGTTCGCGGCGCTGATGGTGCTGGAAGTCGGCAAATCATGGGTCGAAGCCGACGCCGACGTTGCCGAGGCGATTGACTTCGCGGAATTCTACGCCCGCGAGATGATCCGTTACGGCGGCACACATGGGCTGACGCCGCTCGCGGGCGAGCAGAACGAGCTGTATTATGTGCCGCTCGGCGTCGGCATCGTCATTCCGCCGTGGAATTTCCCGCTGGCTATCATGGCCGGCATGACGCTGGCGGCGGTCGTCACCGGCAACACCGTCGTCCTCAAGCCGTCGAGCGATAGCCCTGTGATTGCGGCGCGCTTCGTCGAGCTACTTGAAGAAGCCTCGCTGCCGCCGGGCGTCGTCAACTTTCTGCCGGGCAGCGGCGGGCGCATTGGCGATTTCCTGGTCGGCAACCCGCGCTCGCGCTTCATCGCCTTCACAGGCTCGAAGGAAGTCGGCTTGCACATCAACGAGCTGGCGTCGAAGACCGCCGAGGGCCAGCTCTGGATTAAGCGCGTCGTCGCCGAGATGGGCGGCAAAGACACAATCGTCGTTGACGAAACGGCAGACCTTGACGAAGTGGCCGAAGGCGTGACCGCCTCGGCGTTCGGTTTTTCGGGACAGAAGTGCTCGGCCTGCTCGCGGGTTGTCGTGGTTGACGAGGTTTATGACAAGTTGCTTGAGCGCGTCGCCGTTCGTGCAGGAAGGCTGCGCGTCGGCCCGACACGCGAGCAAGAGAATTGGATGGGGCCGGTGGCGAGCCGCAGCGCCTATCAATCCATTTCGGACTACATCGAGATCGGCAAGGGCGAAGGCCGTTTGCTTGCGGGCGGCGAGCCGCTCAGTGCGGAGCAGCGCGGCTGGTTCATCCGCCCGACAGTCATAGGCGACGTCGAGCCGATGGCGCGCATCTCGCAGGAAGAAATCTTCGGGCCGGTGCTGGCGGCGTTTCGCGCCAGGGATTTCGACGCGGCGCTCGACATCGCCAACAACACGCAGTTTGGATTGACCGGCGCGGTCTATAGCCGCGAGCGCAAGCGTTTAGAGCAGGCGCGGCGCGATTTCCATGTCGGCAACCTCTATCTGAACCGCAAGTGTACCGGCGCGCTCGTCGACGTGCATCCGTTCGGCGGCTTCAATATGTCGGGCACAGACTCGAAGGCCGGCGGGCGCGACTACCTGTTGCTTTTTATGCAGGCCAAGTCGGTCGCCGAGAAACTGTAG
- a CDS encoding S41 family peptidase, which yields MFSRKASILQDAFALLLLLAALANPAAAHHSHKRQALERSTNDPSTGVARLTQRDRQEIFSETWATINEKYYDPSFNGVNWRAVREQYRPVVETASSDEDFYTAMKKMVGELRDAHTRFATPRERMEREQLKAITAGVSIAEVEGKPVVVSVEPNSDAARMGVEVGMLVVAIGGKPVAQKIAEAQARVAGTSTERAVKLRIYRQLVEGEPGTPLHLTLARADGSPLEVRLTRRIVSDVAQVIARRLGSGVGYIKLTLWKSPAHKDFKRALDNFKDAPGIIVDLRGNPGGEAQEVVKIASSFFSTRVSFGQFVSRSGKTLSLYTDRDDQVYKGSVVILVNEGSGSGSELFSVAMQENGRAAVVGRQSCGCVLGISHFKKLKGGSELAVSELKYISPQGHRIEGVGVTPNHAVPLTLADLQHHRDAALEAAEATLQKSSVNTR from the coding sequence TTGTTTAGCCGCAAAGCCTCAATTCTGCAAGACGCATTTGCCCTGTTACTGTTGCTGGCGGCGCTCGCCAATCCGGCGGCGGCGCACCATAGCCACAAGCGGCAGGCGCTCGAACGCAGCACCAACGATCCGTCCACAGGCGTCGCCAGATTAACCCAGAGAGACCGCCAGGAGATATTCAGCGAAACCTGGGCAACGATCAACGAGAAGTATTACGACCCCTCTTTTAATGGCGTTAACTGGCGCGCCGTGCGCGAGCAGTATCGCCCGGTCGTCGAAACCGCGAGCAGTGACGAAGACTTCTACACCGCGATGAAAAAGATGGTCGGCGAGCTGCGCGACGCCCACACGCGATTCGCGACGCCGCGCGAGCGCATGGAGCGCGAGCAGCTTAAAGCCATCACCGCGGGGGTCTCCATCGCCGAAGTCGAAGGCAAGCCGGTCGTCGTCAGCGTTGAGCCGAATTCCGACGCCGCGCGCATGGGCGTCGAGGTTGGCATGCTGGTCGTCGCCATCGGCGGTAAGCCCGTGGCGCAAAAAATCGCCGAGGCGCAAGCCCGCGTCGCCGGCACGTCGACAGAGCGCGCCGTCAAGCTGCGCATCTACCGCCAGCTGGTCGAGGGCGAGCCGGGCACTCCGCTACATTTGACGCTGGCGCGCGCTGATGGATCGCCGCTCGAAGTCCGCCTGACGCGGCGCATCGTTTCCGATGTCGCGCAGGTGATCGCCCGGCGGTTGGGGTCGGGCGTCGGCTACATTAAGCTAACCTTATGGAAATCGCCGGCGCATAAAGATTTCAAGCGGGCGCTGGATAATTTTAAAGACGCTCCCGGCATCATCGTTGACCTGCGCGGCAACCCCGGCGGTGAAGCTCAGGAGGTCGTTAAGATCGCCAGTTCTTTCTTCAGTACACGAGTGTCGTTTGGCCAGTTCGTGTCGCGCAGCGGCAAAACCCTCAGCCTCTATACGGATCGCGACGATCAGGTTTATAAGGGCTCGGTGGTGATCCTGGTAAATGAAGGGTCGGGCAGCGGCTCGGAGTTGTTCTCGGTGGCGATGCAGGAGAACGGTCGGGCGGCGGTAGTCGGGCGGCAGAGCTGCGGCTGCGTGCTGGGCATTTCGCACTTCAAAAAGCTGAAAGGCGGCAGCGAGCTTGCGGTCAGCGAATTGAAATACATTTCGCCGCAGGGCCATCGCATCGAGGGCGTCGGGGTTACGCCCAACCATGCGGTGCCGCTGACGCTGGCCGACCTGCAACACCACCGCGACGCGGCGCTCGAAGCCGCCGAGGCGACGCTGCAAAAGTCGAGCGTGAATACGCGCTAA
- a CDS encoding PIG-L family deacetylase, with the protein MKNFTTRRGVTFVILLTIAFASPTRLMLPERASADARAAEDRGAAGLGQALKRLGTIASALHTGAHPDDEDSGLLAYLARGRQARTAYLSLTRGDGGQNLIGPELYETLGVIRTEELLAARRIDGAQQYFSRAFDFGFSKSPQEAFAKWDREAVLSDMVRVIRTFRPLVIVSAWSGTPLDGHGHHQASGILTPEAYRAAADPSRFPEQLKEGLRPWQAKKLYIRVPPREELNRGQEAPAPTLTINKGQFDPLLGRSYYEIAAQGRSQHRSQDQGTLERRGPQFSRLRLVESAIGQVKDEKNIFEDIDVGLTGIAAFAGQSEARLRPALAAIQQVADEALAQYNPLKPGPVAFTIARGLHQLRQLQAGLAGFNLTDDQRYEVGFLLGKKEADFSDALARSLGVVVDCLTDDELVTPGQSFAISVQVFAPPGADVRSFNLNSPQGWTAEPQKEKATREEGRPTAQRDFKVTVAADAEATEPYWLKNPRKGDMFVPGSGGTGIEPVAPPVISATVELEIAGEPVVINQAAQFRFADKALGEIRRELKVAPALSLAVSPSLLVYPQSSKPLAREINLTVTNNQKEGARGVVSLRKVKGWTLAPAEAAFDLKREGEQQSFSFTVTAPAGASDSRHIVAVAQTADGREYRDSYQRIAYPHIESRLIARRAETEALSFNVKVAQGLRVGYIEGAGDDFANALKRMDVDVHTLDSRELASGDLSKYDVIVLGIRVYEVRPDVIANNARLLDYAKQGGTLIVQYNKNEIAAGNFTPYPVKMKQGMPDRVTDETAHVTLLDPSHPLFNYPNKITEADFAGWVQERGTYFFSEWDAQYKPLLASHDANEEEKRGGELIVPVGKGYYIYTGYAWFRQLPVGVPGAYRMIANLVSFPKAGAARGAAR; encoded by the coding sequence ATGAAAAACTTCACAACACGCCGGGGCGTTACCTTTGTTATTCTGCTTACGATTGCCTTCGCGTCGCCAACCCGTCTGATGCTGCCTGAGCGGGCGAGTGCCGATGCGCGCGCCGCCGAGGATCGCGGCGCGGCGGGACTGGGGCAGGCGCTCAAACGGCTCGGAACCATTGCCAGCGCCCTGCATACGGGGGCGCACCCTGACGACGAAGACAGTGGCCTGCTCGCTTATCTGGCGCGCGGCCGTCAGGCGCGCACCGCCTATCTTTCCTTGACGCGTGGCGACGGCGGCCAGAACCTCATCGGCCCTGAGCTGTACGAGACGCTCGGCGTCATCCGCACCGAAGAACTCCTGGCGGCGCGGCGCATAGACGGCGCGCAGCAGTATTTCTCTCGTGCCTTTGACTTCGGCTTCAGCAAATCTCCGCAGGAAGCATTCGCCAAGTGGGACCGTGAAGCCGTGCTGTCGGATATGGTGCGGGTCATTCGCACCTTCCGGCCTCTGGTGATTGTTTCGGCGTGGTCGGGCACGCCGCTTGACGGGCACGGCCATCATCAAGCCTCAGGCATCCTGACGCCCGAAGCCTATCGCGCCGCCGCCGACCCTTCACGTTTTCCTGAACAGCTCAAGGAAGGCTTGCGCCCGTGGCAGGCAAAGAAGCTCTATATCCGCGTGCCGCCTCGCGAAGAGTTGAACAGAGGCCAGGAGGCACCCGCGCCGACGCTGACGATCAACAAAGGTCAGTTCGACCCGCTGCTCGGTCGCAGTTATTACGAGATCGCCGCGCAAGGACGCAGCCAGCACCGCTCGCAAGATCAGGGCACACTCGAACGGCGCGGTCCGCAGTTCTCGCGCCTGCGCCTGGTCGAAAGCGCCATCGGGCAGGTGAAAGATGAGAAGAATATCTTTGAAGACATCGACGTTGGGCTGACCGGTATTGCCGCTTTCGCGGGTCAGTCGGAGGCGCGCTTGCGGCCGGCGCTCGCAGCGATACAGCAAGTGGCTGACGAAGCCCTTGCGCAATACAACCCGCTCAAGCCAGGCCCGGTTGCGTTCACCATTGCTCGTGGCCTGCATCAATTGAGACAACTGCAAGCCGGGCTTGCAGGGTTTAACCTGACCGATGACCAGCGATACGAGGTCGGCTTCTTGCTCGGCAAGAAGGAGGCGGATTTTAGCGACGCGCTGGCGCGTTCGCTCGGTGTGGTGGTCGATTGCCTGACTGATGATGAACTGGTCACCCCAGGCCAAAGCTTCGCGATCAGTGTTCAAGTTTTCGCACCGCCCGGCGCTGATGTGCGCTCTTTCAACCTCAACTCGCCGCAGGGCTGGACGGCCGAACCACAAAAAGAGAAGGCCACAAGAGAGGAAGGCCGACCCACGGCGCAACGCGATTTCAAAGTCACCGTCGCCGCTGATGCAGAAGCGACGGAACCCTACTGGCTCAAGAATCCGCGCAAAGGAGATATGTTCGTGCCGGGCAGCGGCGGCACGGGTATCGAGCCGGTTGCGCCGCCCGTGATCAGCGCAACCGTCGAGTTAGAGATCGCCGGCGAGCCGGTCGTCATCAATCAAGCGGCGCAGTTCCGCTTTGCCGACAAGGCGCTTGGCGAGATTCGCCGCGAGTTAAAGGTCGCGCCGGCGCTCTCGCTCGCCGTGTCGCCTTCGCTGCTGGTCTACCCGCAATCAAGCAAGCCGCTGGCGCGTGAGATCAACCTGACGGTCACGAACAATCAGAAGGAGGGCGCGCGCGGCGTGGTCAGCCTGCGCAAAGTCAAAGGCTGGACGCTGGCGCCTGCCGAAGCCGCTTTCGACCTCAAGCGCGAAGGCGAGCAGCAGAGCTTCAGCTTTACGGTGACGGCCCCGGCTGGCGCGAGTGATTCGCGCCACATCGTCGCGGTGGCACAGACGGCGGACGGGCGCGAGTACCGCGACAGTTATCAGCGCATCGCTTACCCGCACATCGAATCGCGTCTGATCGCCCGGCGCGCCGAGACCGAGGCCCTGTCATTCAATGTGAAGGTCGCGCAGGGATTGCGCGTCGGCTATATCGAAGGCGCCGGCGACGACTTTGCCAATGCCTTGAAACGCATGGATGTGGACGTGCATACGCTCGATTCTCGTGAGCTGGCCTCGGGCGATTTGAGCAAATACGATGTGATCGTCTTAGGCATACGGGTCTACGAGGTCAGACCGGACGTGATCGCCAACAACGCGCGGCTGCTCGATTACGCGAAGCAGGGCGGGACGCTGATCGTGCAGTACAACAAGAACGAGATTGCCGCCGGCAACTTCACGCCATACCCCGTGAAGATGAAGCAGGGAATGCCCGACCGCGTGACCGACGAGACGGCGCATGTGACGCTGCTCGATCCTTCGCATCCGCTCTTCAATTACCCGAACAAGATCACCGAGGCCGATTTCGCCGGCTGGGTGCAGGAGCGCGGCACTTACTTCTTCAGCGAATGGGACGCGCAGTACAAGCCGCTGCTGGCTTCGCACGATGCGAATGAGGAAGAGAAGCGCGGCGGCGAGTTGATCGTGCCGGTCGGTAAAGGATATTACATTTACACGGGCTACGCGTGGTTTCGCCAGTTGCCGGTGGGAGTCCCCGGCGCGTATCGCATGATCGCCAATCTGGTGAGCTTTCCGAAAGCCGGGGCGGCCCGCGGCGCGGCGCGGTAA
- a CDS encoding APC family permease, with product MATIERQHDEPHGSSEASSQTTAGAADAQLIRGVGLTSATTLNMIDMIGVGPFITIPTIIAAMSGPQAMIGWICGALLVMCDGLVWAELGAAMPGSGGSYRYLKEIYNPNKLGRMVSFLFIWQLTFSAPLSIATGCIGLARYASYIWPGLTRVFFVLGTDKVGINVTGTTFVAMGTIALAVLLLYRRITIIGRLAKYLWIGVLLTVAWVIFAGVTNFESARAFDFPAGAFTPSLAFFQGLGAAMLIAVYDYWGYYNVCFFGGEVKDPGYVIPRAIIYSILAVAAIYIVMNISILGVIPWRDLAETGKPENDELQRHIISNLMQRLYGNWAGSLASLLIMWTAFASVFSLLLGYSRVPYAAATDGNYFKAFARVHPTHRFPQVSLLVMGGVAAVCCLFRFEDVLKAMVVIRIMVQFLAQIAGVMVLRWRRPEMPRPFRMWLYPVPAVVALFGFVYVLVMRKKSTEQIYLALALVVVGSVIYLVRARRQRLWPFAGPQAAPSSGD from the coding sequence ATGGCAACGATTGAACGGCAGCACGACGAGCCGCACGGCTCAAGCGAAGCTTCATCGCAAACGACGGCGGGCGCGGCGGACGCGCAACTGATTCGCGGCGTCGGCCTGACCAGCGCCACGACGCTGAACATGATCGATATGATCGGCGTCGGCCCGTTCATCACCATCCCGACGATTATCGCCGCCATGAGCGGCCCGCAAGCGATGATCGGCTGGATCTGCGGCGCGCTGCTGGTGATGTGCGATGGGCTGGTGTGGGCCGAGCTGGGCGCGGCGATGCCGGGCTCGGGCGGCTCGTACCGCTACCTCAAAGAAATTTACAACCCGAACAAGCTGGGCCGCATGGTCTCGTTTCTCTTCATCTGGCAATTGACCTTTAGCGCGCCCCTGTCGATTGCGACGGGCTGTATTGGACTGGCGCGCTACGCCAGCTACATCTGGCCGGGATTGACCAGAGTCTTTTTCGTCCTCGGCACAGACAAGGTGGGCATCAACGTCACCGGCACGACCTTTGTGGCGATGGGCACGATTGCGCTGGCGGTGCTGTTGTTGTATCGCCGCATCACGATCATCGGGCGGCTGGCGAAGTATCTCTGGATCGGCGTGCTGTTGACGGTGGCGTGGGTGATCTTTGCCGGAGTGACGAACTTTGAGAGCGCCCGCGCCTTCGATTTTCCGGCCGGGGCGTTTACGCCGTCGCTGGCCTTCTTTCAGGGACTCGGCGCCGCCATGCTGATCGCGGTATATGATTACTGGGGCTATTACAACGTCTGCTTCTTTGGCGGCGAAGTCAAAGACCCCGGCTATGTCATCCCGCGCGCCATCATCTATTCGATTCTCGCGGTCGCTGCCATCTACATCGTGATGAATATCAGCATCCTCGGCGTCATCCCTTGGCGCGATCTGGCCGAGACCGGCAAGCCCGAAAATGATGAGCTACAGCGGCACATCATCTCGAACCTCATGCAGCGGCTCTATGGCAACTGGGCCGGCAGCCTGGCGAGCCTGTTGATTATGTGGACGGCGTTCGCCTCAGTCTTCTCCTTGCTGTTGGGTTATTCGCGTGTGCCATACGCGGCGGCGACGGATGGCAATTACTTCAAGGCGTTCGCGCGCGTCCATCCGACGCACCGCTTCCCGCAGGTGTCGCTACTGGTGATGGGAGGGGTGGCGGCGGTTTGCTGTTTGTTCCGGTTTGAAGACGTGTTGAAAGCCATGGTGGTGATTCGCATCATGGTGCAATTCCTGGCGCAGATTGCCGGCGTCATGGTGCTGCGCTGGCGGCGGCCAGAGATGCCGCGCCCGTTTCGCATGTGGCTTTACCCTGTGCCGGCGGTGGTCGCGCTCTTTGGCTTCGTCTACGTGCTGGTGATGCGTAAGAAATCGACTGAACAGATTTACCTGGCGCTGGCGCTGGTGGTCGTCGGTTCGGTGATCTATCTGGTGCGCGCCCGCCGTCAACGACTGTGGCCTTTTGCCGGGCCGCAAGCGGCGCCGTCGAGTGGCGATTGA